CAATGTTTCATTTATGTCATATAGTAGCAACGGTACAGACTGTAAAAGCATTTctttataacaatacaaaataatgtctGCGACATTAAATGTGTTTCGCACACCTAGATTTGGCCTATAGTTAAACAAAGACATGAAATCGTTTCGATAAGGttcttaaaagtataaaaactatttataaattttaaaatcttgtcagaagaataaaatttatttgtttcattataatttaattcgttGATTAAAACCTAATGCAAATTAGCCTTACATTTTTATGTCATTAAGGTTAAGTCGCTGCACATACCGCCATGGGACCAGCGTACCTTAATATTGACGTTTTCACGCTTTGGGCCAAAGTAACAGTAAACTATATAATCAAACCCACACGTCTTAAGAGTTCTGTTATCCATATACTTATTGGAATGACACACTGACGGTGACAGTCTTGCTTACACGCTACTGAGTATTCATTCGCTCGAGCGACTACAGTCCGTTAGTTGGTTACGAGCTCGTATTAAACTTTACAAATTATgcatttgatttaaaaacaacgctatattacaatttatttaaaaaaaaaaaaaaaagttgacgtAAATTTTGGCGGGAACGTAAAATGGGGcgccatattttatttttcgtcaTGATGTTTTGTGTGTTTACATTGTGTGAAatgaagaaaagaaaaatggaTTATCCGACTGAGAAACAGCTTACGTTACAAAGGAAGGAGACTACACCAGTTGACTTTACAAGGTTATTGGTGATGAGAGTCGTTTACGGTTTGGCTAAAGCGATGGGTTTCCAGGAGCCAATTAGTGAAGTGTTGAACGGAGCTCTCGTTCCGCCGGGAGCTGATGACGACGATGACTtcgatgatgatgacgatgacaTCTTCAGTGATTATTGATGACGACCGTGAATTTGTTgagtatttgtattaaatatttatttctaattaatcgttaggtattatttaaaattattatatagacaAATTGATACcaaataaaatgcatttaattgtttaattttataattactgcAGAGGTTATTTACTAGTATAATGACTAAATgtacataatctaattaatCTTTAAGCAATagctcatttttttatttttgtatgatgtATGATTCGACGTTATACAGCAAAATGATCAAgaattgaaatgtaaaattattgttttaattttattatttacagactttattatttcatacgTCAAATTCATTAGGAGATGTGCTCaatcaactatttatttatttattaagtgtaCCTATTCatgtaaagaaatatgttatattcgttatttattattgtacctGGTAGatgtagtaatttattttactaattatgaacacattttgactgaaaatatattttgtttcacatatgtcattttgtctatttatttaccttaaaaatgtatatattttaaggttaTATTTATATGCGAAAATAGCACATGTAGTAAAAAGTGACCTATGGCAATATAAAGTTGTTATAAATTCAAACTAAAGGAAAATCTATGACAACGACTACCTTTTATAGTTCTCTGAACTAGTGTAGCgtgaagtttaaaattatatgtctCAATTTAttgaactattatatataaatttttaaagtaatatctgAATCATtggaaacaataatattttttattttgatagacGAACATGAACGACATATATCAATATAAGTATTATCTGAGCCTGTGATCAAATTGAGGCAATGACATCAGATTGAGAAGCCAAAAAAACCGTTTACTTT
The Vanessa cardui chromosome 10, ilVanCard2.1, whole genome shotgun sequence genome window above contains:
- the LOC124533150 gene encoding uncharacterized protein LOC124533150, encoding MGRHILFFVMMFCVFTLCEMKKRKMDYPTEKQLTLQRKETTPVDFTRLLVMRVVYGLAKAMGFQEPISEVLNGALVPPGADDDDDFDDDDDDIFSDY